The nucleotide window GCTGCTCTGCAGGTTGCCGGCATGGAAGGGGTTATCAGCGCGCTAGTCTGCGGATGTGTAAGGGACGCGCTGCTCTGCGGACGTGTAAGGGACGCGCTAGTCTGCGGACGTGTAAGGGACGCGCTAGTCTGTGGACGTGTAAGGGACGCGCTGCTCTGCGGATGTATATAGGGGATAGCGGTGCGATGGTCTGCGGATGTATATAGGGGATAGCAGTGCTGTGCGCCTGGCGGGAGGAGCAGCATGTACAATACAGATATAATTTCCTATGTGATTACTAATTAAAATTGTGTACACCACCCCCGCTTGAATTGTCCAATGTATATAGCTCCAGAGCTTTGCTACAAACACAAGGGATTTGTGGGCCactgagcttacactctaatttacGCTGCCGGAGGAAGTAAAGGGGATTTTAATGCCTGCTGTAATTAATGCCATGGCCACCAGGGGCCGGCAGTGTCACAGGAGAGTGAGTCTTGGCTGCGCTGAGGCTGCAGCTGAGCATTACAGTGCGGTCATCCCAGGGCGCCCCAGCCTGACCTGTGATAAGACCAGGGGATGCGACTGTAGTGTTGATGGAACAACTGGTGAatcacatttaaaataataagGACTGTACTCTGTACTTAGGAATCCAGTCATTATGGTGACACTAATTATAAATactattgcaaaaaaaaataatgtataatatatatatatatatatatatatatatatatatatatataccctctctcacacactcactgtcaccgtGTGCATGCACATTATCTATATCCCTGCTCTCcccgctgctggatgaagcccccccccccccccccgtactctccccggtactgcagttacagcctctcctcCACGTCACTCCCACGTGTTCTGATCCTCCCATAACGCGTTTGGAGGAGTTGGGGATcatctcccgggtgaaacacagCGCTCGGGCATCGCCAAATGTGCCAGTAAAGAAAAAGAATGGCGAGCTGCGCACGTGGAGATTTCTGAATGGCACCGAACAGCCAATTGATGGTGGATCAGTACCCCCTTCCAAGAAATGAACACATTTTTGCTTCcttagtgggggggagggacggttTTCAAAAATGGATCTCGGGCAGGCATACCTGCAAATGGAGGTTCACCAATAATCGTCCACATGCTGCGGTTACAGCCTGTCACCctgcgctcaccacggacaaggagggaccccggaactgaggagaagggtaacacctgcacccacaTGCTGCGGTTACAACCTCTTCTCCGCGTCGCTCCCACACATGTTCTgatctcatcctcccatcttacttttgggtGTCGCCTCGGTCtcttaatctctcttggaatccagtcgagtaccatcagTGTCCATTGTACACAGacacaggtaacacagcacaatCCAGCTGGACAAGTGAGGAGAAGCCGCCAGTGATGTAGCGTGCGTCCTTCCACATTAAAGGGCAAAACCAATCAAACACATGAAgttggggaagaagtagagacaTTCAGCGCACAACTCTACATGctgcttgtattgtattgtatgtctttatttatatagcgccattagtgtacatagcgcttcacagtagtaatacatgtggtaaacaaataaataacagataatataaataacagatcatgggaataagtgctttagacataaaagtaacatttcggaagaggagtccctgccccgaggagcttacagtctaattggtaggtagggagaacgtacagagacagtaggagggagttctggtaagtgcatctgcagggggccaagcattatgtatcatgtgtttagaatgttcacagtgctattcatatgcttctttaagcaagtgtgtcttaaggtgggtcttaaaggtggctagagagggtgctagtcgggtactgaggggaagggcattccagaggtgtggggcagtcagtgaaaaaggtttaaggcgggagaaggctttagatacaaagggggtagaaagaagacatccttgagaagaacgcaagagtctggatggtgcataccgagaaattagggctgagatgtaaggaggggcagaagagtgtaaagctttaaaagtgaggagaagaatggagtgtgagatgcgggatttgatcggaagccaggagagggatttcaggaggggagatgctgagacagatctaggaaagagtagagtgattctggcagcagcatttaggatagattgtaggggagacaggtgagaggcaggaaggccggacagcaggaggttacagtaatcaagacgggagagaatgagggcctgagtcagagttttagcagtcgaacaacagaggaaagggcgtatcttagttatattgcggaggaaaaagcgacaagttttagaaatgttttgaatgtgaggggcgaatgtgagagaggagtcgaatgtgacccctaggcagcgtgcttgggctactgggtgaatgattgtagttccaacagtaatgtggaaggaggtagtagggccaggtttgggaggaagtatgaggagctctgttttagccatgttgagtttaaggcgtcggagggccatccaggatgatatagcagagagacattcagaaactttggtttgtacagcaggtgtaaggtcaggtgttgaaaagtatatttgtgtgtcgtcggcatagaggtgataattaaacccaaaagatgttattaggtcacctagagagagtgtgtacagagaaaagagaagaggtcccaggacagagccctggggtacccccacagagagatcaatagaggaggaggaggtgttagcagaagagacactaaaagtacgatgggagaggtaggatgagatccaggatagagctttgttccgaatacctagagtatggagaatgtggaggagaagagggtggtccacggtgtcaaatgctgcagagaggtcgagtaatatgagcagagtgtaatgacctctgtctttggcagcatggaggtcgtcagttattttagtgagggctgtttcggtggagtgagcagtgcggaagccagattgtagagggtctaggagagaataggtgttgagaaaatggagcaagcgagagaatacaagacgttcaagtagtttagaggcaaaaggtaggagggagacaggtcgatagttagaaagacaggtagggtcaagcttgctgtttttgagtaatggtatgactgttgcatgtttgaaggaggatggaaaggttccagagcagagggaggagttaaaaatgtgtgtaagcgtagggattatagtaggagctagaggttttaggagatgggagggaatggggtcaagagggcaagtggtagagggagaagaggagatcaacagcgacacatcctcctctgagacagtggaaaaagactcaaggaaggcaggaggagagttaggaagaggtgtaggatggggggaagaaacagaggggatgttctgccgtatggattccaccttttccttaaaatagtcagcaaagtcctgagcggagatggaggaaggagaggcagctgagggtggtttgagtagagtatcaaagacagagaacagtcggcgtgggttagacttgtgcatgttgattagtgcagaaaagtaggcttgtttagcttgcgagagggcagagttgaaacaggatagcataaatttgtagtgaaggaagtctgcgagagtgtgagacttcctccagaggcgttcagaggaacgagtggaggaatgcagcatgcgcgtgtgggaatttagccagggtctagggttagaagggcgagtgcggcagagagaaagtggggcatgtagatcaagagaggaggacaagacagagttgtagttcctgaccaggttgtcggggtctgtagcagagctgagagaggagagggaggagcgtaaagtggactcaaagtcaggtaagtgaatagagcgcaggtttctgcagaaccggggtgtagatggaggtggagaaggggagaagcgagatagagagaatgagatgagatgatggtcagagagaggaaaaggggaaatggagaaatcagagagagagaagtttttagtgaaaaccaggtctaagtagtggccatccttgtgggtgctggctgcagtccactgttgaaggccaaaagaagaggtaagagaaagaaagcgggaagcccaagagagaggggggtcatcaatgtggcaattgaagtccccaaggagaagaacaggggagtctgaggagagaaagaaagagagccaggattcaaagtgagagagaaaggcagaagggggatgagtagaggtaggtgggcgatagatgaccgccacatgaacagggagaggagagaagatctggacagtgtgagcctcaaaggagggaaaagcaagagaggggggaataggaagggttcggtaatggcagacagaggagagcaggagccccacgcctccacccctgccatcagggcgcggagtgtgggagaaggaaaggccaccataggagagggcagcttccagagcagagtcagactgagtgagccaggtctccgttatagcaaagagaagcagggagtgagagagaaagaagtcatgtacagagaggaacttgttagaaagggagcgagcattccaaagggcacaggagaaagggagagaggagggagggtggcaggggatgggtatgaggttggaggggttgacaccagaaggagtagaagttgcatgtgggaagcgaggacgagagcaagttgaaataagacagagaccaggattgggagagatatccccagaagcaaggaggagaagcatggatagaaagaggatgtgtgaggaggatttgtaggggtgttttttagtgcaggggatatagctgtgtggtgtcagaggacgcaggtaagaaaagagttcatgtgaactgagaagtggtgaaggaaggagagatggagatatatgaatagagtttgagacatactgaggctggtagaaagaagtacataatttgagaagaagtgaagtcacagcaaatataaatggtaaaggcagcatcacagcagtaatgatgtagtctggtattgatgatatcctcctttccagcgtagttcaaatgcaggaatcagggccagatggggtgtccacttcttcctcacttcttttgaacttccttttaaacttcagttgttcaatagtcatgccacttataatgggccacttccttttaaacttcagttgttcaatagtcatgccacttataatgggccacttccttttaaacttcagttgttcaatagtcatgccacttataatgggccacttggatttgggctgcaagcagactagctgttctgactgggtttatataggcctaaaaagtcacctgactatgttgttctgtctgcttaattagcacatctgaggcacattcaaacaaatggttttctacacagggtgttccctgcctaggtggcaacacttaatttgattaggggtagacagaaaacagcattcaaatatggtttttacctagcattggatcacttgcatatactatataatacacacagcagaggattgaAGAATGAAAATGACAGAGCAGTGTTGCAATGCCATAATTATCCTCGTCCCCAAGAAAGTAGACAAGACCTCGAACTACAGACCAACCAGGCTACTTCCagtcacttacaagatttttatgAAGATACGCGCCAATCGGCTGCACCAGACCCTGGCCATCGCTGAACCCAGAGAACAAGCGAGATCTCGCAGTGTATACAACACAATGGACGATGTCCAAGCCGTTCAAGAAGTGATATCCCGAAGTAATGACCACGATCTGTCACTCACTTTAGGATTTgtagattacgaaaaagcatttgGTTCTGTCTGCACCTCGGCGGTCCGAGATGCTTTTAGAATTGTTGATGTggaagaagcgtacattgattttattattattattatccgactagcaccctctctatccaccttttaagacccacctcaaaataCGAAGGTTCTGTAGGAGCTCGAATGCTTGGTCCCTATAAATTTCCAGTTCATATATTTGAAAAGGTAACCATACTGGGGAATAATGGAAACTCGGATACAATTCCAGTTCTGCATATAATAAAGCACTGTTCCCTGGAGATAGCTAGTGAGAGTATCATCACTTCTCCTCATTCGGGTAACATATGAAGAGCATGAAAGTACTCACCGTTGTTCCCCTGTAGGTCCGTAAGCATGCAACCATGTCCGAAATCCAAGCGTATCCAAAATGTAGTGTAAGGTGCACCGCACGAAGAGCTGGTCATGTGGCAATAAAATATGGTTTattcaagctgcattaaaaaacggtggagggtacaaaggctcctacgcgtttcgtgccgtgaggcactttatcaaggagtttgaTTTTATACATTGATTTTATTATTATCCGacgagcaccctctctatccaccttttaagacccacctcaaaacacacctgcttaaggaagtatatgagtagctccatggctgataattaacaccccatacattaaccttggccccttgcagacgcacttaccagaacgccctcctactgtctctgtacgttcttcctaccaacaaattagattgtaagctcttcggagcagggactccttttcctaaatgttacttttatgtctgaagcacttattcccataatgtgttatttgtattatttgttatttatatgattgtcacgtgtattactgctgtgaagcgccatgtacattaatagcgctatataaataaagacagacatacaaggaacatttacaagaatgccacatcaacaaTTAGATGAATATTCAAGCAAGATAAGGATGGGAAAGGGGGTGCGGCAGGGCGGCACCGTGTCCCCAAAGCTCCTCTCTGCATCACTTGAAGAACTGTTCAAGACATTAGACTGGGAAGAAAGAGGAATCAAAACCAGTGGTGAATATTTGAGTCCCCTACGATCTGcagcggacatttttgccacaagtccagccGACCCCCAGCAGCAAATCGGAGAACTTGCTGAAGCGCCTTAGACTGTGGGACTCTGTATGAATATGAACAAGACCAACGTGACGTTCAACAAATGTATCAACTCTACAGAGATCTGAACCAATGGAAGAGGACTGGAAGTCGTACCTTGGTCGGTGAGTACCAATAAATGAGGACATCACATGAAATCGATAAGAGAATGTGGATGGGATGGAGGCGTTTGGAAGAAACCAggcaatatttcaagggaaccttcctcTGTCCCGCAAGAGGGACGTGTCTGACCCGTGtgtcctgcccgtgctcacgtgtggatgggATGTGTCTGACCCATGTGTCCtgtccgtgctcacgtgtggatgggACGTGTCTGAcccgtgtgtcctgtctgtgctcacgtgtggatgggACGTGTCTGAcccgtgtgtcctgtctgtgctcacgtgtggatgggACATGTCTGACCCGTGtgtcctgcccgtgctcacgtgtggatgggACATGTCTGAcccgtgtgtcctgtctgtgctcacgtgtggatgggACGTGTCTGACCCGTGtgtcctgcccgtgctcacgtgtggatgggACGTGTCTGACCCGTGTGTCCTGCCCGTGCTCAGGTGTGGATGGGATATGTCTGAcccgtgtgtcctgtctgtgctcacgtgtggatgggACGTGTCTGACCCGTGtgtcctgcccgtgctcacgtgtggatgggACATGTCTGAcccgtgtgtcctgtctgtgctcacgtgtggatgggACGTGTCTGACCCGTGtgtcctgcccgtgctcacgtgtggatgggACGTGTCTGACCCGTGtgtcctgcctgtgctcacgtgtggatgggACGTGTCTGAcccgtgtgtcctgtctgtgctcacgtgtggatgggACGTGTCTGGcccgtgtgtcctgtctgtgctcacgtgtggatgtgacgtGTCTGATCCGTGtgtcctgcctgtgctcacgtgtggatgggAAGTGTCTAACCCGTGTGTCCGGtctgtgctcacgtgtggatgggACGTGTCTGACCCGTGtgtcctgcctgtgctcacgtgtggatgggACGTGTCTGAcccgtgtgtcctgtctgtgctcacgtgtggatgtgggtatatatacaaaaacaaaaatattcaatttttacatatttttattttatactgatggaataaattatattttactaCAACTCGGCGAGTGCTGCAGACATTTATAttggggggtgtgtgtgcttccactgcagacatTTATATTGTGGTGTGTGTGCTTCCGCTGCAGACATTTATATTGGGGTGTGTGTGCTTCCGCTGCAGACATTTatattggggtgtgtgtgtgcttccGCTGCAGACATTTatattggggtgtgtgtgtgcttccGCTGCAGACATTTatattggggtgtgtgtgtgcttccGCTGCAGACATTTATATTGGGGTGTGTGTGCTTCCGCTGCAGACATTTatattggggtgtgtgtgtgctttcGCTGCAGATATTTatattggggtgtgtgtgtgcttccGCTGCAGACATTTATATtggggtgtgtgtgcttctgcTGCAGACATTTatattggggtgtgtgtgtgcttccGCTGCAGACATTTatattggggtgtgtgtgtgcttccGCTGCAGACATTTatattggggtgtgtgtgtgcttccGCTGCAGACATTTATATTGGGGTGTGTGTGCTTCCGCTGCAGACATTTatattggggtgtgtgtgtgcttccGCTGCAGAAGGTCCCCATGGGGACGAAACGTCGGGCCTATGTGCACTTTGGGTGTAACAGATGTACCTTTTTGCTTAATCTGCGTGTTGGGTGGGTATTCTAGGTCTTTCGTGATATCACTTGACTAGCCCAGCTCTCCCGTACCGCGCATCGCGAATGCCTCTCGTAAGGCTCCTCACCCAGGTCTGCAGCCAACTTGaggatacacccccccccccccctggagttCTTTGCAGAATTTCTGCAGAAAGCGTGCAGAAGTGATATAATAGGACCATGCTGCTGTGTGGGGTTATTGCACGGATCAGTGAGGCTTCCTGCGTTATTAATATGCATCTCCTTTGGGTGTGTGACGCAATGGAACTTTTACTCGTCTCTTCTACACAAACAAGTGCTCCTGTCATTAGCAGGTGCACCTTCCCCAAACACACAGGGAGGATCCTTCGTGGAAATATATACTTGGGCGCAACCCCTCCTAAGAGCAAAGCATACTAATGacctttctctgtctccccccccccttctctctgtcccccccttctctctgtccccccctccttctctctgtccccccttctctctgtcaccccctcctctctgtcaccccctccttctctctctgtcaccccctccttctctctctgtcacccctccttctctctctgtcaccccctccttctctctttgtcacccccttccttctctctgttccctcccccccttgtctgttccctcccccccttgtctGTTGCCTCCCCCCCTTGTCTGttgcctcccccccttctctgttccctccccccttctctgttccctcccCTGCttacttctctcccctcccttacttctcctctctccccccttacttctcctctctccccccttacttctcctctctcccctccttacttctcctctctcccctccttacttctcctctctcccctccttacttctcctctctcccctccttacttctcctctcccctccttacttcccccccctccgccgcttacttccccccctccgccgcttacttcccccccctccgcccttacttcccccccctccgcccttacttcccccccctccgcccttacttcccccccctccgcccttaCTTCCCCCCCACCGCCAttacttccctctctccccccattacttccccctctcccccttacttctctctctcccccccttactcccctccctccccccttacttccctctctcccccccttacttccctctctcccccccttacttCTCTCGCCCCCttacttccctctccccctttacttctctctatcccttcccttccttacttctctctcccttcccttccttacttctctctccctccccttccttatttctctctccctccccctcttacttctctctctccttacttctctctcttctctttttctcccccccttccttctctctccccccttccttgtctccctctctctccccccccttacttccctctctctcccccccttacttccctctctcccccccttacttccctctctcccccccttacttccctctctccgtgtctcacTCCCCTTCGTCCCCATCACAGACatattccccctccctcttccccctttctctctctcactccaccctccctcccttcagacctgtccccttccctctttctttctctcacccctccctccccatcagacctgtttctctccctctctccccctccctccccatcagacctgttccctcccctccccctgctcctcctctttctcccagcctcccctctctgtctcctgcaGTCTTTCGGATGGAGAGTTCCCGGATCACCGGCTGTCACCGCTAGGAGACCCCTCCGGACCCCTTAActaccccacccctccctgcccatcAACACCCCAGACCCCCAATCACACCGCATAACCCTTTCTTGCCAGCAAGACCAGCCTCATCTAAGCatttatcacccccccccctcctaccccctcctGGGGTATTTATTGCACCCAAACCCCTCTGGATCTGCACCTTGTTGGATTATAAAAGGGGGGCTGGTGGGGAAAAGGGGGGCTTTTATTGGATTTGCAGCCTGGATTACAAATATACCCCCGGAATGCTGCCACTCAGGACAGATGGGGCAGGTGCATCTCCCAACAGGGCTCTGACCCCCTTGCAGTAACCcccttttttggggggtgggggggagctacATTGGAAGGATACATGATGGAGGAGAGGGTCTGAAGCCACAAGGACATCTACATCAGGACCAcccatataccccccccccctccagcctgTAGGGGCAGATGAGGATGGAGAGGGGTCACCTGAGGACTGCCTGGGGGTTGGGGGGCAGCTTGGACGCAGACTATCTCGAGGGGCAGCACATGGGGCCAACTGGGGGCCTGACCTGCCCCCAGCAGGTGGGGGGCAGTTTCTTGGTGCAAAAGTGGGAAGGACCTGCCTCCTTGCAGCCCAGGCTGGAAGAACAGGATGAGCAGGGTGAGATTATGCCTGAGCCAGAAGAATCATCATTGTTGCCCCAGGGGCTGCAAGGGACAGGACGGGGGCAGGTGGGAGAGACTGTGGGAggtgggcactgggtgggggACGAATGTGGCCGCTTTAACCTTTATACGTTGGATTGGACCCCTCAATCTGCCCAGATGCCCCTGTCTCAGATTCATTTACCTCCTGAATCTGACCAGATGCCCCAGTCACAGACTAATTTGCCCCTCGAAACTAACCAGAtgcccctgtcacagacctaTTTACCCCCTGAAACTAGGAAAATGCTCCTATCACAGACCATTTTGCCCCATAAAAAAGACCAATTGCCCCTTTACTCGGGCTCACCCTTTCAATCTGAACAGTTGCCCCTCTCTGAGACCACATTACCCCATGACAGTGACCAACTGCCCCAGCTTACAGTGGTTTCTCCCTTAGAAACTGGCCAGATGCCCCAGTTTATAACCAGTTTGCCCCCTGAAATAGGCCGGATGCCCCAGTTTGCTTGGAGCTTGGCCCTACAAAGGGACTTGATGCCCATTTCTCCTGCCAGTTTACCCCCTGAAACTCAAAAACTGCCCCTGTCTGGAAATTGTTTGACCCATAACGGTGAGCAATTACCCCTATCTGATATCTGTTTGCCCCATGACACAGACCGCCTGCCCCTATTCCCCTTGGACTCATTCGTAGATTCTTACCAATTGCCCCAGTCTAACAACACTTTGCCCCATGAAACCGAACAGCTGCCCATATTTACATGGGACTGGGCACTCAGCACTGACCCGATGCCCCTGCCTGTGACTGATTTACCCCCTGAGGCTGGCAAACTGCCCCTTTGTGATGCAGAAGATCCGTTTTCAATTTTCCGGTTGGATACCCCACTAGAATCTGAGCAGTTATCCCCTGAAACTGCCGGCCTGTCCCTATCAGCTGACCTCCAGTCCTTATCTGACCTCTTCTCATGTATGGTAGCCGACCAGCTACCCCCATCCCAAAAGGACCGTGACCCGCTGTATGACGTAACCGGCCAATTACCCCTCTCCCAAGTGGACACAGTCTTGGAAACTGAACAATTGCCCCCGATTAATGTAACTGCCCCACTGCCCCTGTCTCAATCACATGTACCCTTGGAAACTGACCAGTCACCCATTCTCGGTACACCTGGTCAGTTGCCCTGTACTCAGGCTGATTTACCCCATGAAAGTAGGCAGCTTCCCCTTCCAAGCGTAAGTGACCAATTGCCCCTGATTCATTCAGACCAATTGGCTTTCTCCTGTTTGGTCCGTGAACCTGGCCGGGGACCCCTTCTTAATGGGACTGACCAACCACCCCTGTACCATGTGGACACGTTGTTGGAAGCTGGCCAGTTACCCCAGTCTTGTAAACGCTCTCCTTATAAAACAGACTATTTGCCCCCTCCTGATGCTGCTGACCAAATACCCCAGTCTGAATTGGACTCTCCCCTTAAAAGGAACCGGTTGCCCCCAAAAGATGTTACGGACCAGCAGGCCCTGTGTATTTCTGACTCCTACTATGAACCCCACCTCTTGGCCCAATCCCTCTCCGCTTCACCCATTGAAACATGCCAGTTGCCCCTGTCTGATTCCGACTCATTGACTGAAAGTAACCAGTTGCCCCATGCTGAATCGGATACCCCCAGGGAAATAAACCAGTTGCCATTGATTGTTGTAACCGATTCCTTTGATCTGTTGGACCAGTCCAGTGAAAACACGCCGCTGCCCTCATCGAACGCAAAAAAACAGTTGCCCCGGTCCCGAGCAGACTTGCTCCTTGAAACCTCTCAGTTGCCCCTGGCTCAAGTTGACACACCTCTTCAAACTGCCCTGTTTCCCCCAGGTGACACAACAGGTCAATTTTCCCAATCGGATCCACTCCATGACAGCACCCAGTTACCCTCACGAGATGTAACGGGGCAGATGTCTCAAATGGACTCACCCTTTGAAAATACCCACTTGCCCCCATTTAGTGCGCCTAGCCAGTTGCCCCTGTCTCAAACAGACTCACCCCTGGAACCTACCCAGTTGCCCCGATGTGATGTCACTACACCACATCAGCCTGCTGACCCTCCCCTCCCAGCTGTGCCCTGCGCCACCCCTCTGTACGGGGAGGGTGACCTGGACTCGGGGTTGCCCCTGGACGCTGGCCCCTCCGGTTTCGGGGACGAGCTTTCCCGTCTCCGTGCTGTGTTCGACGCTCTGGACCGCGATAAAGATGGCTTTGTGAAGATGGAGGACTTTGTGCAGTTTGCTACTGTGTATGGAGcagagcaggtaagagagagggaggg belongs to Ascaphus truei isolate aAscTru1 chromosome 11, aAscTru1.hap1, whole genome shotgun sequence and includes:
- the RAB11FIP3 gene encoding rab11 family-interacting protein 3, giving the protein MRMERGHLRTAWGLGGSLDADYLEGQHMGPTGGLTCPQQVGGSFLVQKWEGPASLQPRLEEQDEQGEIMPEPEESSLLPQGLQGTGRGQVGETVGGGHWVGDECGRFNLYTLDWTPQSAQMPLSQIHLPPESDQMPQSQTNLPLETNQMPLSQTYLPPETRKMLLSQTILPHKKDQLPLYSGSPFQSEQLPLSETTLPHDSDQLPQLTVVSPLETGQMPQFITSLPPEIGRMPQFAWSLALQRDLMPISPASLPPETQKLPLSGNCLTHNGEQLPLSDICLPHDTDRLPLFPLDSFVDSYQLPQSNNTLPHETEQLPIFTWDWALSTDPMPLPVTDLPPEAGKLPLCDAEDPFSIFRLDTPLESEQLSPETAGLSLSADLQSLSDLFSCMVADQLPPSQKDRDPLYDVTGQLPLSQVDTVLETEQLPPINVTAPLPLSQSHVPLETDQSPILGTPGQLPCTQADLPHESRQLPLPSVSDQLPLIHSDQLAFSCLVREPGRGPLLNGTDQPPLYHVDTLLEAGQLPQSCKRSPYKTDYLPPPDAADQIPQSELDSPLKRNRLPPKDVTDQQALCISDSYYEPHLLAQSLSASPIETCQLPLSDSDSLTESNQLPHAESDTPREINQLPLIVVTDSFDLLDQSSENTPLPSSNAKKQLPRSRADLLLETSQLPLAQVDTPLQTALFPPGDTTGQFSQSDPLHDSTQLPSRDVTGQMSQMDSPFENTHLPPFSAPSQLPLSQTDSPLEPTQLPRCDVTTPHQPADPPLPAVPCATPLYGEGDLDSGLPLDAGPSGFGDELSRLRAVFDALDRDKDGFVKMEDFVQFATVYGAEQVKELTGYLDPAGLGVINFRDFYRGISEIQNEDLDMQLYDMGYPTEEEPPACSVDFDDFAAYEVRPSVLGSGGWKGLIGRCSAG